The window ATCCCTGGGGTTGGGTTCCTTTGGGTGGCGAGTTTGCTCTTATCTCTAGGGTGGATTCCTTAGAGTGGCGAGTATTAAACCCTGATCTACTTGTTTCCATTGCTTCCGGTGTCATTCTTTCTTATGATTGTTAATTTCTATCAAGagtagggctgtaaaatgatccgggtgatcccgggtacccctctgctcaagtaccggatcatattatttttagtttgtccagatttgggtccgggatcgttttattcggatctaaaccgatcccgggtatttgagattcggatctgaaccggatatgatccagtatcgtattttctattttttaaccgggtagtttatgatccatcgaatatgagccggatatgatccactaacactaagtatcattattatttcatttgttcaaataactatcattagtctaagtaaacataatattataaagtataataattttaaattaaaacttatagttatatattgatatatatcatttattaaatatatatgaagataataagtatgatcacattaaataaatcatattttatgaagatataaacttaaataagatattaaaattttataaaatgataactatttacttgcaaatatgatggtgttaaaatataatatgtatataagtttgaatcgaatatgaaccgcggatcatattcggttattcgggtaggatcatattatgaaaagttatatgagcccggatctgagcgggtataggtgtgctcgtatccgggatcatatattatacgggcttaatttttccgccagatttggatcgttttcaaaacgtatatgagacatgtatcatattttcgagccgaatatgagccgagacaccggatagtccgtatcgatttacagccctaaTCAAGAGAGAGACATGTAGTTTCTCCTGCATGATGCTTGTATATATGATTATGCATTTTGGGAGCATATTCATTGTATTAACATAATATTGATTGCAGATCTTCGAATTAGTTTATTAGTAGGAGGCGATAGTATGGAAAGTCAGTTTGAAGAGTTGGCACAGAACCCCGATATCATTATTGCAACCCCTGGTAGACTCATGCACCATTTGTCTGAGGTTGAAGATATGTCACTGCGTAGTGTGGAgtatgtggtttttgatgaagCTGACTGTATCTTTAGCATGGGGTTTGCTGAGCAGCTGCATCAAATTCTGTCCAAACTTAGTGACAATCGTCAAACCTTGCTCTTCAGTGCAACTTTACCAAGTGCCCTTGCCGAATTTGCCAAAGCTGGTTTACGAGATCCCCAGCGTGTGCGACTTGATTTGGAGACTAAGATTAGCCCTGACTTGAAGCTTGTCTTTTTCACTTTAAGGCAGGAAGAAAAACATGCTGCATTGTTGTACTTAATTGAGGAGAGGATTAGACCTGATGAACAGACTTTGATCTTTGTTTCCACAAAATATCACGTTGAGTTTCTTAATGTTCTCTGTCAAGAAAGGGGTATTCGTCCATCTGTTTGCTATGGTGATATGGACCAAGATGCTCGCAAGATGGCTGTATCCCAATTTAGATCAAGAAAGACTATGCTGCTGATCGTGACTGATGTAGCAGCCAGGGGGATTGACATTCCTCTGCTTGATAATGTCATCAACTGGGATTTTCCTCCTAGACCTAAGCTTTTTGTCCATCGAGTAGGACGAGCTGCAAGGGCTGGTCGGACTGGTACTGCATTTTCTTTTGTCACAACTGAAGATATGCCCCATGTTTTAGatcttcatctctttctttcaaAGCCTGTCAGGGCTGCTCCCACTGAGGAAGAGGTTTCACATAATGTGAATAATCTCATGTCTAAAATTGATCAAGCAATTGCCAACGGAGAAACCGTTTATGGGCGCTTCCCTCAGACAGTTCTTGATCTCTACGCAGATAGGGTTCGGGAGTTACTGGATTCTTCTACCGAATTACATTCATTGGAGAGGCCGTGTACTAAAGCATTTCGTTTATATTACAAGACGAAAGCAAAGCCTTCTAAGGAGTCTGTTAGAAGAGCAAAGAAGTTGCCCCGTGAAGGACTTCATCCAATATTCAAAAGTTCGCTAGGTGGTGATGAGATAACTGCACTTGCCTATCTTGAGCAGTTGAAAAAATACAGGTACATTATACATGTTATGGTTAGATGTTTAAAATGTAAGTTTGTTTTGTATAATATTTAGACGAGGCTCTGATTAATATTGAATCAATCTGTTGTAAACTAGACCCAAGCAGACTATCTTGGAAGCTGAAGGTGAAGTTGCTAAATCAAAGAAAGTAAAAGTAAGATTTACATTTGTTGGCATGAATTTCTTTTGTGATTTATACTTTTCGAATGTGTATGTGCAACATAGTCTTGTCTATAGCCTGTCTATGGTTAcagacacacacatacattaatatatatatatatatatatatatatttatatatatttatattagtcGGTTGGTTCTCGATATGCTTTATTGTACTTCACTTTCtagtgaaattttttaattattacatTGATATGTTATGTGATTGAAGGGGTCTGCAAGTCAAGGGGGTGATGTAATGAAAATGAAAAGAGCTGTGCATGAGGAGATCATTAATAAAGAACATCAGAAACACTCCAGAGAGTGTGCAGAAAAGGTGAACTTGATGTTTTGAACATATGAGTAGACATTTTTGACTTCATCAGCATGATAGGACTTAGTCACATATATACAGCAACTATCGTACTCGTATTATCATCTTGTTTTGTATTCTTAGAGCAAGTAACAAAATATATCTGTCAAACTGTTAAGCACTTGAGGGAGCTGCTGAGTGCTGAGACAGGCTTGCAAATGCTGAAAAATTAGACATTTGTTATTTTGTCACCGAGTTTTCCAGGGTGTGATTCTGAAGTTAGAAGATAAGATGATAATGTTCAGATACTTGTGTCCTCCGTATAGGTCCTTAGTCATGTGCGATTGCCCGGAGCCAACTCTAATATCTTATGCCTCTtctcttattttataatttctgCCTCGTAGAGATTGGTTTTGTACTTTTGCCTGAATTTTCCTGATCTTCCCTTGTAGGATCCCTTTCAATAATGTAGTGATTGTACATTTGTATAATCTGCTCAGGGCATCTTAAAGATTAATGCCCAGTGGCAGCCAATGTTTAAATACCTTACTTTATGGAGCTGATTTTAACTGTGACAACATGTAAAATGTTATATAATGTTTTTTAGATCTCATATTGTGAGCTAACCTTATTGTATTGTGCACAGAAATATGAAATGGATGATGATATGGATGAAGTTATGGAAAACGTTCCTACAGCTggcattgaaaagaaaggtttGTCCTTGGCTAACTCTTTATCGCATGTTTCGGTCTTGTTTGTTCTATGTTTCTTGtatattcttcatcagagttTTTACATGGTTAACTTTTGCATTGCTAAATCTTTATGAGCCACCATATTAGAGATCATTATATGAGTGGTAGAGGAATCAACTATGAAATAAATACCCTTAAGAAGTATCATTTGTCGCTTTTACTTTTGGTGATAGGCTGAAAACTCCATATACTCAATTGGATTATTCAGCCAATGCTATAAAGGAGTTTTAGTGTGGTTTCCCTTGAATTACAGCCCAGGGGAACCTAATAGcatttttgtttatatgttgGGCATCAGAAACTGCAAACATGTAcatgttgtagacttgtagtaagCCATCTCACCGACGTAGTATAACAATCATTTGCTACTTTAATGTGACAAGAATAGTAGTCCGCCAGCATATTTAAGTAATATTGTACCCAGTGTGATGTAAAAAATAATCTGTGGAATTTCAGATGTACAAACCACGTGTTTGGTTATTAACTTATACAGAAATAGATCAGTAATCCTCTTGTGGTTATGCTGTTGCATTTTGACTGTGCTTAGACGTTATTGTAATACAAGTGAATAAGTAATGGTTTTTGCTGTTAGGATGTAATTCCTAATTAACATCTCATGTTTGTGTAATGCTTGCAATGCTTGTGAGACATGCTCGTATACTGTgttcatttttttattcttggcagtttattaatgaaaaataaatgggCAAAATTTGTTCATTTTACTAGTTTCTGGTTCTAAAAGGAAGGCAAAGAGCTTCAAGGATGAGGAGTACTTCATAAGTTCCGTGCCAACAAACCAAGTAAGATTATTTTGTCAGGAAATAAGAAATTTTAGAGTTGAACAGAAAACCATATTATGCTACAGGCTTGACAAAAAACTTGCCCCATCGTCTGTGTTCTGTAAAGTGATTGTGTTTCTCCTGTATCTTTGCGTGTTTCTGAGAATGATGGTTGTAACAATTCCACCTGCCAGAACACGTTGTTCAGTAAACTATTAACTTCTTTGTGGTTAATCATTTCAGCATTATGAGGCAGGACTTTCAGAAAAGGGCAGCAGAGGGTTTGAATCTAATAGGTAAAGCTTTTTTGCCTGTTTATCTACTTTATAAGcatttatttattatgtaattaaaCTGTGCTGGCCTTTGAACTGCTATCCTATTCGAGGACTTGGTTGGTTTGAATTTAGTTCCTTTTGCTAGTTGATATTCAATCTGTATATGATAAGATATGGAACAAATGGAATCGAAATAGGTATCATTGGCGCCAGGTTGTTAAAAGGAGTTACTTAAGATGCTGTCACGAAGTAAATCattataaatgtaatgaattgtcgtatttatttaaatttttggaaGTTGGGCTTATACTTGATTGTCATGGTATTGAAGTAAATCCATATCCTTTTTTTAGGGAATTATGAATATGTCATTTGGATAGTGTAAAATGAAGCCCTGTTCCTAAATATACCATAGGATTATCTTATATGAATGTTCTTTATCTGAATAACCGTTTTGTtgtatttctttgtttttttacattttaatgaattaggtATTTTATAAAGGTTACTTGGCAGATTTTATAACTTTAGTTAAAAAGCGTCAATGATTTTACGAAGTTTAGAATGAAAAAGGATCATGTAAGATTTCATGGTTATCACATGGGCAGTATTgtgcaaaaatattttattttaatataatacaagcatataattatttttttacttcaTATTTAAACTAGGAAACAGATGTGTTTATTATGTATTCTATCAAATAAATCTATGTACATTACAGACTTGTCGACTTGTTATAACTAGTCTTCTGGAAGGCACTCAAGTGGCTCAAGGGACTTGGCATCGTGATAAGTAATTACCAACAAAACCACACTTATGGTTTTGGTGCATAGCACTCATGGAAAAATAATTCTTGACACATAGCACTTGTGGAAATGAGTAGGTGCTTTTGTTTTTTTCCCGTTTTAAAATTGGATATCGTCTCTGATTACAAATCTGAAATGGTCTTGCTATCGGTCATTGATCTTGTGTAAGGAGATATATTCCCCACATCTCCTATTTTTGTTTCTTGGAATCAATAATTAGAAACTCTAGGTTGTAACCTTTCCTGCATCATTTTGTTGTTGATCAATGATATAGGTTAGATGCTGATGTTCTGGATCTAGCTGCGGATGATAATAGTGGGCTGCAGAAACAAAAGGCATCATATCACTGGGACAAGGTTTATAACTATATATGTTCATGTATTGATTAGTCAATTTGGTCACTCAATCTCTCCCTTacaaatgatttaaattttatggatGACAGAGAAGTAAGAAATACATCAAGCTAAACAGTGGGGACCGTGTAACAGCTAGTGGAAAGGTAAGTGATATCTCACTTGCATGAGTCCGATGATTCAGTTAAGGATAAAGCATCCCCGTTCACATTTGATTGGTAGAAACTTGTATGATACGTTCTTAGCTGAAAGGTTTAGGTGGTGATCTTATAAGGAAGCAAGAGCCAATTTGGAGTAGATACTGTAAAGTATCATTTTTGGAAAGACCCAAATGGAGTATTTAGTGTCACGCTTGTAACGTTTTCATTATTGGCAACTTTTAGTACTTACATTAACATGTGCAGGAGTGGTTTTTTCCTGGATTGTAGGTCTAGATTATTTTCCTTTAGTTTTTTGCACAAGTAGAAAGAAGACTTGATGAAATCAATTAGCAAGAGCAAAGACTCGAATAATATTTGAATACGTGATGCaaattat of the Daucus carota subsp. sativus chromosome 4, DH1 v3.0, whole genome shotgun sequence genome contains:
- the LOC108218606 gene encoding putative DEAD-box ATP-dependent RNA helicase 29, whose amino-acid sequence is MDYEAPLLVSSVTELKKKEKLQKKAKSGGFESLGLSFNVFRGVKRKGYKVPTPIQRKTMPLILSGCDVVAMARTGSGKTAAFLVPMFEKLRNHLDECGGIRALILSPTRDLALQTLKFAQELGRYTDLRISLLVGGDSMESQFEELAQNPDIIIATPGRLMHHLSEVEDMSLRSVEYVVFDEADCIFSMGFAEQLHQILSKLSDNRQTLLFSATLPSALAEFAKAGLRDPQRVRLDLETKISPDLKLVFFTLRQEEKHAALLYLIEERIRPDEQTLIFVSTKYHVEFLNVLCQERGIRPSVCYGDMDQDARKMAVSQFRSRKTMLLIVTDVAARGIDIPLLDNVINWDFPPRPKLFVHRVGRAARAGRTGTAFSFVTTEDMPHVLDLHLFLSKPVRAAPTEEEVSHNVNNLMSKIDQAIANGETVYGRFPQTVLDLYADRVRELLDSSTELHSLERPCTKAFRLYYKTKAKPSKESVRRAKKLPREGLHPIFKSSLGGDEITALAYLEQLKKYRPKQTILEAEGEVAKSKKVKGSASQGGDVMKMKRAVHEEIINKEHQKHSRECAEKKYEMDDDMDEVMENVPTAGIEKKVSGSKRKAKSFKDEEYFISSVPTNQHYEAGLSEKGSRGFESNRLDADVLDLAADDNSGLQKQKASYHWDKRSKKYIKLNSGDRVTASGKVKTESGAKVKANKTGIYKRWKERSHNTISSRGTSRDGGAEEPTNIAGARGRMDSRRFKGGKQRQSIPNAHVRSELKNNEQVRKERQKKATKLQQLKSNPKRGKKFGKGGKNGKRGGKSR